A part of Myxococcales bacterium genomic DNA contains:
- a CDS encoding TIGR04551 family protein, with the protein MAFFRAHILKLFFFLSFVNVSLYSDENIPVPELPPEEQAYEESKVNEEPSKVINFENQNIRADFFSDTAANRGFSRFLNALELSGYLRTRLNYFRNPHLGTYITSLGRGTSMFLPNLRGYDSSSDSEANPAQNNFSANMRLRLVPTINISETIRVKATLDILDNMVMGSTPSYMAGMSFNPSNPIAMMSMSQSTPMLGVNTLDDAIRVKRVWGEASFPIGEFRFGRMPFHWGLGLLYHGGNGIDSDYGDQVDGFLFSTKVFDHYLSPGYFFAYTGPNARGGGLGQTALNHPNYFLMPELGARYPLESNSTTHVFSLSLLKRHSDFVVHQKLEEGSTIFNYGIFASYRKQKLDSQYQNPKVDGNNAQSLVVERDANVGLLSLWSALSVGTFHLEMEFAGVWGKYQIGEKDTDLLAKDSAGNNVSKSDVWMLSGGAAIESKYGFISDRLQLGLDAGWASSGPGLGFGVRGKKPHTSTDFKTDFTFNPGYTLDLLLYREVLGTVSGTFYVKPHLAYFFNRNFGIRSDIISSFAYNKANTSGDSHFLGIESDTSAFIRTESGFYFSLAYGILFPLKGLNHKNSAEITPKDMKIFGEAKVAQTLQTYIGLVF; encoded by the coding sequence ATGGCTTTTTTTCGCGCACACATTCTAAAATTATTTTTTTTCCTAAGTTTTGTGAATGTCTCTTTATATTCTGATGAAAATATTCCTGTGCCCGAATTGCCACCTGAAGAGCAAGCTTATGAAGAGTCTAAAGTTAATGAGGAACCTTCAAAGGTTATTAATTTTGAAAATCAAAATATCAGGGCAGATTTTTTTAGTGATACAGCAGCCAACAGGGGTTTTTCTCGATTTTTAAACGCTCTTGAATTATCTGGCTATTTAAGAACCAGGCTTAATTATTTTAGAAATCCTCATTTAGGCACTTATATCACTAGTCTTGGCAGAGGAACTTCAATGTTTTTGCCAAATCTAAGGGGCTACGATTCCTCAAGCGATTCAGAGGCAAATCCTGCTCAAAATAATTTTAGCGCCAATATGAGACTGCGACTTGTTCCAACTATTAATATTTCAGAAACAATCAGAGTTAAGGCTACATTGGATATTTTAGATAATATGGTCATGGGTTCAACGCCTTCTTATATGGCTGGCATGTCTTTTAATCCAAGCAATCCTATCGCCATGATGTCTATGTCGCAAAGCACTCCTATGCTAGGAGTCAATACTCTCGATGATGCCATAAGAGTTAAGCGTGTGTGGGGAGAGGCAAGCTTTCCTATAGGGGAGTTTCGTTTTGGGCGTATGCCTTTTCATTGGGGTTTAGGACTTTTGTACCACGGTGGTAATGGTATTGATTCTGACTACGGCGATCAGGTGGATGGATTTTTATTTAGCACCAAAGTTTTTGATCATTACCTAAGCCCTGGATATTTCTTTGCATATACAGGCCCTAATGCGCGTGGTGGTGGATTAGGACAGACGGCTTTAAATCATCCCAATTATTTCTTGATGCCAGAGCTTGGAGCTCGTTATCCTCTTGAGTCCAATAGTACAACTCATGTTTTTAGTCTGAGTCTTTTAAAGAGACACTCCGATTTTGTTGTCCATCAAAAGCTTGAAGAGGGCAGCACTATTTTTAACTATGGAATTTTTGCATCTTACCGCAAGCAAAAACTTGACTCTCAATATCAGAATCCAAAAGTTGATGGCAATAATGCTCAATCGCTTGTAGTTGAACGTGATGCAAATGTTGGACTTTTATCCTTATGGTCAGCCTTGTCAGTTGGAACCTTTCATTTGGAAATGGAGTTTGCAGGTGTTTGGGGTAAGTACCAAATTGGAGAAAAAGATACTGATTTACTGGCAAAGGATAGCGCGGGAAATAACGTTAGCAAATCGGATGTATGGATGTTGAGCGGAGGAGCAGCCATTGAATCGAAGTATGGTTTTATCAGTGATCGACTTCAGTTGGGTCTTGATGCCGGTTGGGCTTCATCAGGTCCTGGTTTAGGTTTTGGTGTGAGAGGAAAAAAACCGCATACATCAACTGACTTCAAAACCGATTTTACTTTTAATCCAGGCTATACCCTAGATTTACTCTTGTATCGTGAAGTTCTTGGTACAGTTTCAGGAACTTTTTATGTGAAACCTCATTTGGCATACTTTTTTAATCGTAACTTTGGCATTCGTAGCGATATCATTAGCTCATTCGCTTATAACAAGGCCAATACCAGTGGAGATTCGCATTTTTTAGGAATCGAGTCTGATACGTCAGCTTTTATTAGAACAGAAAGTGGTTTTTACTTTTCTTTAGCCTATGGAATATTGTTCCCCCTCAAGGGGCTCAATCATAAAAATTCAGCAGAAATTACACCAAAAGATATGAAAATTTTCGGTGAGGCTAAGGTTGCTCAAACCCTGCAAACCTACATTGGATTAGTTTTTTAA
- a CDS encoding acetyl-CoA C-acyltransferase produces the protein MLGFARTPIGKYAGILRDCRPDDLLSLVFKKAVQRAGVEIKDVEELSAGCANQAGEDNRNVARMAQLLAGFEVNASAVTINRLCASGLDAVADAARKIALNENQVMIAGGVESMSRAPYVMAKASAAFKIGIPEIYDSSLGWRFFNEKMREITPPESNGLTAERLAQQYDISRVRQDQFALWSHQKAIESQHSGFFKNEIVDVVIKNKKNESSIIDQDEGPRSDTSLDRLAQLKAAFKEGGSVTAGNSSSLNDGAAALLISSIDYAKAHGLKPLARILGFQSCGVAPTTMGIGPVPATIKLLDRLGMKLSDFDAIEINEAFAAQVLSVVDLLKINEAKVNPHGGAIALGHPLGCSGARILITLLNHLHKSKKKLGLATLCVGVGQGVSMAIEALS, from the coding sequence ATTCTCGGTTTTGCACGTACACCTATCGGAAAATATGCAGGAATCCTTAGAGATTGTCGACCTGACGATTTGCTCTCATTGGTTTTTAAAAAGGCCGTACAAAGAGCTGGAGTCGAAATAAAAGATGTAGAGGAATTGAGTGCAGGCTGTGCCAATCAAGCGGGCGAAGACAATCGTAATGTTGCTCGGATGGCTCAGCTCTTGGCTGGATTTGAGGTTAATGCGAGTGCTGTGACAATCAACAGGCTCTGCGCTTCTGGGCTTGATGCCGTAGCAGATGCGGCACGAAAAATTGCTTTGAATGAAAATCAAGTCATGATTGCGGGCGGTGTTGAGAGCATGTCGCGTGCGCCTTACGTTATGGCTAAAGCTTCGGCAGCTTTTAAAATCGGAATACCGGAAATCTATGATTCATCTTTGGGCTGGCGTTTCTTCAATGAAAAAATGCGTGAGATAACTCCCCCTGAATCTAATGGGCTCACAGCCGAGCGCTTAGCGCAACAATATGACATCAGCCGTGTGCGTCAGGATCAATTTGCTTTGTGGAGCCATCAAAAAGCGATCGAATCGCAACACTCGGGATTTTTTAAAAATGAAATTGTTGATGTAGTTATCAAAAACAAAAAAAATGAAAGCTCCATCATAGATCAAGATGAAGGTCCTCGCAGCGATACAAGTCTCGATAGACTAGCGCAGCTCAAAGCAGCATTTAAAGAAGGAGGATCGGTGACGGCAGGGAACAGTTCATCCCTTAATGATGGAGCAGCAGCACTGCTGATTTCTTCGATCGACTATGCAAAAGCTCATGGACTAAAGCCATTGGCAAGAATTTTAGGTTTTCAATCATGTGGAGTTGCACCGACTACCATGGGAATCGGTCCAGTTCCGGCTACCATAAAATTGCTCGATCGACTTGGAATGAAGCTGAGCGATTTTGACGCGATAGAAATAAATGAAGCTTTCGCAGCTCAAGTGCTCAGTGTTGTAGATTTACTCAAGATCAATGAAGCCAAAGTCAATCCTCATGGAGGCGCGATTGCCTTAGGCCACCCTTTAGGGTGTTCGGGAGCAAGGATTTTAATTACGCTTCTGAACCATCTGCATAAAAGCAAAAAGAAATTAGGTTTAGCAACTCTTTGCGTTGGAGTGGGGCAGGGAGTTAGCATGGCCATTGAGGCACTTTCATAA
- a CDS encoding alkane 1-monooxygenase encodes MSKTLIIEQNQRLAKIFIVKKYGYLCVPLLALVPLLTMWLMHSTDYPNLSSYFPLFFVFVIVPILDLQFGQDTYNPDELRDVPNIEKEYYYRILTWLSFPFYASLLVLALYTFTKVNLNFFGQLGWLLSMGVFASVFTINVAHELMHKTNKIEPFFSGLLLSLVCFATFKVEHIRGHHVHVSTPNDHSSARLHQSLYSFLAQALKHNTLAGFTLEKKWLNKKGRSAWHWQNELIWWSLLSIFWIVCTGIFFGTMGVLFFLGQSLCAIIFLEIINYVEHYGLERKLLKNGKYEPVSHRHSWNSSFLFTNLLLFQLQRHSDHHAYPKRRYQVLRHFDDSPQLPFGYATMILIALIPPLWKRIMDPLATSYVRSTKKCI; translated from the coding sequence ATGTCAAAGACATTGATCATTGAGCAAAACCAAAGATTGGCTAAAATTTTCATTGTAAAGAAATATGGATATCTATGCGTTCCTCTCCTGGCTCTCGTGCCATTATTAACCATGTGGTTGATGCACAGCACAGATTATCCAAATCTTAGCAGCTATTTTCCTTTATTTTTTGTGTTTGTCATTGTGCCTATTCTCGACTTACAATTCGGGCAGGATACCTATAATCCAGATGAACTCAGAGACGTCCCAAATATTGAGAAAGAATATTACTATCGCATACTCACATGGCTGAGTTTCCCTTTTTATGCGAGCTTGCTTGTTTTGGCTCTTTATACTTTTACCAAAGTAAATTTGAATTTTTTTGGCCAGTTGGGTTGGCTTCTTTCTATGGGAGTATTCGCTAGCGTTTTTACCATCAATGTCGCTCATGAATTGATGCATAAAACCAATAAAATAGAACCATTTTTTTCAGGCCTTCTTTTGAGCCTGGTATGTTTTGCCACCTTTAAAGTCGAACATATTAGAGGACATCATGTACATGTTTCAACTCCAAACGATCACTCTTCTGCTCGCTTACACCAATCACTTTATTCATTCTTGGCTCAGGCTTTAAAACACAACACACTTGCAGGATTCACGCTGGAGAAAAAATGGCTCAATAAAAAAGGACGCAGTGCTTGGCATTGGCAAAATGAACTGATTTGGTGGAGTTTGTTGAGCATTTTTTGGATTGTATGTACGGGAATTTTTTTTGGAACAATGGGAGTACTATTTTTTCTAGGACAAAGTCTATGCGCAATCATATTTCTTGAAATAATCAATTATGTTGAACACTATGGTCTGGAAAGAAAACTTCTAAAAAATGGTAAATATGAACCGGTAAGCCATCGCCACTCTTGGAATTCAAGTTTTTTATTCACCAATCTTTTACTCTTTCAACTTCAACGCCACTCCGATCATCATGCCTACCCAAAGCGTCGTTATCAGGTCTTACGCCATTTCGATGATAGCCCTCAACTTCCTTTTGGATATGCCACTATGATTCTTATAGCCCTCATTCCACCATTGTGGAAAAGGATCATGGACCCTTTAGCCACATCTTATGTACGATCAACCAAAAAGTGCATCTGA
- a CDS encoding DUF2058 family protein, which produces MFDLKAKLLEKGLVTKEQIQKIDQEKPKKNHGKENKNVAEVDFDEKERRKTLMQLKSSDKNQQYAIIRKWVDLNRCDRASDISLDCEKFFIPAKDGQITWLTLKKEVVEQIKNGVLGVIAYMSNHGLTHAVVPRDIAQDVAQVFPEWLKVLNDLSDCFKSN; this is translated from the coding sequence ATGTTTGATTTAAAAGCTAAACTACTTGAAAAAGGTTTGGTCACTAAAGAACAAATACAAAAAATTGACCAAGAGAAACCAAAAAAAAATCATGGCAAAGAGAATAAAAATGTTGCTGAAGTAGATTTTGATGAAAAAGAGCGCAGAAAAACCCTAATGCAGCTAAAATCATCTGATAAAAACCAGCAGTATGCGATTATTAGAAAGTGGGTAGATTTAAATCGCTGTGACCGAGCCAGTGATATTTCTCTTGATTGTGAAAAATTTTTTATTCCAGCTAAAGATGGTCAAATAACCTGGCTTACACTAAAGAAAGAAGTAGTCGAACAAATAAAAAATGGCGTTTTAGGGGTTATTGCCTACATGTCAAACCATGGTTTAACTCATGCCGTGGTTCCCAGAGATATCGCTCAAGACGTAGCTCAGGTATTTCCTGAATGGCTGAAAGTTTTAAACGATCTAAGCGACTGTTTTAAAAGTAATTAA
- a CDS encoding sigma-70 family RNA polymerase sigma factor, whose product MINNPQLLASYKKGEKSAFLILYKNHSSPLKKFLHGGFSFSSQGRLYRFRGVDPSMDIDAIVQETFTRAFMPSTRINYDGIRPFQTYLFSIAKNLVLRECHHRDRLINVERVEDTPEPVGNYPFCSRENYGESPETHMQNLQLKELTDRFIGRLNSEEKQFFSLRFSQGNTQEGSAKLMNTTRARIKLLEKNLRKQFLDLLKKNGYLVDHKLNPRWKRKLNEQSKAA is encoded by the coding sequence ATGATCAACAATCCACAATTGCTAGCTTCATATAAAAAAGGTGAAAAATCGGCATTTCTTATTCTATATAAAAACCACTCCTCTCCCTTAAAAAAATTTCTTCATGGAGGTTTTAGTTTTTCCTCCCAGGGGCGTTTGTACCGTTTTCGTGGCGTTGATCCATCAATGGATATTGATGCTATTGTGCAAGAAACTTTTACCCGGGCTTTTATGCCATCTACACGGATCAATTATGATGGTATCCGCCCATTTCAAACCTATCTTTTCTCCATCGCAAAAAATTTAGTATTGCGTGAGTGCCACCATAGAGATCGACTGATCAATGTTGAAAGAGTTGAAGATACCCCTGAACCTGTAGGGAACTACCCATTTTGTTCCCGAGAAAATTATGGTGAAAGCCCTGAAACACACATGCAAAATTTGCAACTTAAGGAATTGACCGACAGATTTATCGGCCGTCTCAACAGTGAGGAAAAGCAATTTTTCTCCTTGCGTTTTTCTCAAGGAAACACCCAAGAGGGGAGTGCAAAATTAATGAATACCACCAGAGCGCGAATTAAATTGCTTGAGAAAAATCTGCGTAAGCAATTTTTGGATCTACTTAAAAAAAATGGCTATCTGGTAGATCACAAATTAAATCCGCGCTGGAAAAGAAAACTCAACGAACAAAGCAAAGCAGCCTAA
- a CDS encoding 4'-phosphopantetheinyl transferase superfamily protein, with protein MKKISLSLTDEIKNQFINTKQIHVWIINCSEKSVNKNKKILSIIKKYLTSYDFSLEKKTNGKPYIKSSHDRELYISISHSYDVLVVALSFAEPIGVDVEFVKEREFIKRISDKYFIEPIVSLMDFYRSWTARESFVKINGNGLMVSMKKIKVDNQAKEFLIGIKDYSHKVVFHSFENYLIATCLENSEKNSVQYFWC; from the coding sequence ATGAAAAAAATATCTTTGTCGTTAACCGATGAAATTAAAAATCAATTTATCAATACTAAGCAAATTCACGTTTGGATAATTAATTGCAGTGAAAAATCAGTAAATAAAAATAAAAAAATACTTTCTATAATAAAAAAATATTTGACGAGTTATGATTTCAGTTTAGAAAAAAAAACAAATGGTAAACCCTATATAAAAAGCAGTCACGATAGAGAACTCTATATTAGCATATCTCACTCATATGATGTTTTAGTTGTTGCCTTGAGCTTTGCAGAGCCTATTGGGGTAGATGTTGAGTTTGTCAAAGAACGAGAATTTATTAAACGGATCAGCGATAAATATTTTATTGAGCCCATAGTGAGTCTGATGGATTTTTATCGCTCATGGACGGCTAGAGAATCTTTTGTAAAAATAAATGGCAATGGATTGATGGTGTCAATGAAGAAAATAAAAGTTGATAATCAGGCAAAGGAGTTTCTTATTGGAATAAAAGATTATTCTCATAAAGTTGTTTTTCATAGCTTTGAAAATTATCTTATTGCCACATGTCTAGAGAATAGCGAAAAGAATTCAGTGCAATACTTTTGGTGCTGA
- a CDS encoding DUF4010 domain-containing protein, whose amino-acid sequence MLVKLSPYLIAILIGLLIGIERERQSIHGTKSMGVRTFLLLSILGAIAGGIDQPLIALALVIFLAAAVLINYMLSARQQSEKSSRPAGITTEIAALATFCLGYFSHIEPILCLLVGVTMVLILHNKTALHSFIRRYLRPDEIQAAAVLILLSVGVIPLIPNRTIDPLHIFNPFKLALLIAMIAGIQFIGYVISRIFGEKIGLPLAGFLAGNISSTAAFASYPRLARITPENYMSIASAALFAITAMLFQVFVLVAPISLPLLAALIIPLGIILLVCISVGIILVRKQKSDLARVTHSNPLNLRSAIKIGTLLTALIFIVDLSERFLGDFFTTLVSFFAALFELHGVVIGNANMVANKNVSIIAATNTIILAVTATMVSKIALTAFLAQGRYRKLMLVILGGLLLLTLGVVLLVKLVPAVSLKLIT is encoded by the coding sequence ATGTTGGTCAAGCTTTCACCATATCTTATTGCAATACTTATCGGATTGTTAATTGGAATTGAACGAGAACGCCAATCTATCCATGGCACCAAGAGTATGGGTGTTCGGACATTTTTGCTGTTGTCTATTCTTGGAGCTATCGCGGGAGGAATTGATCAGCCTTTGATAGCCTTGGCTTTAGTTATTTTTTTGGCTGCTGCTGTATTGATCAACTATATGTTGAGCGCTCGTCAACAAAGTGAAAAATCAAGTAGGCCTGCAGGCATTACCACTGAAATTGCTGCGCTGGCTACATTTTGTTTGGGCTATTTTTCCCACATAGAGCCGATTTTATGTTTGCTTGTAGGCGTAACAATGGTGTTGATTTTACACAACAAAACCGCTCTACATAGTTTTATCAGAAGATATTTACGTCCTGATGAAATTCAGGCTGCAGCAGTTTTGATACTGTTATCAGTGGGAGTCATTCCTCTGATTCCTAACCGTACTATTGATCCCTTGCATATCTTTAATCCATTTAAGCTTGCCTTGCTTATAGCCATGATTGCAGGAATTCAGTTTATTGGTTATGTGATTTCACGAATCTTTGGAGAAAAAATAGGGCTTCCCTTAGCTGGTTTTTTGGCAGGAAATATTTCATCAACAGCAGCTTTTGCCTCCTATCCTCGCCTTGCACGAATAACACCAGAAAATTACATGAGCATTGCATCGGCAGCTCTCTTTGCCATTACAGCCATGTTGTTTCAGGTATTTGTACTGGTGGCTCCAATTTCTCTGCCGCTTTTAGCAGCACTTATCATTCCATTAGGAATAATTCTGCTTGTGTGTATAAGCGTTGGTATAATTTTGGTGCGTAAACAAAAGTCAGATTTGGCACGAGTTACACATTCAAATCCTTTGAATTTAAGAAGTGCAATAAAAATTGGCACACTGCTTACGGCACTTATTTTTATTGTTGATTTAAGTGAACGTTTTTTGGGAGATTTTTTTACTACACTCGTAAGTTTTTTTGCGGCTCTTTTTGAGTTGCATGGAGTTGTCATTGGTAACGCCAATATGGTAGCCAATAAAAATGTCAGCATTATCGCTGCTACCAACACAATTATTCTAGCCGTTACAGCAACCATGGTATCAAAAATAGCTCTAACTGCTTTCTTGGCGCAAGGCCGTTACCGCAAGCTCATGCTGGTAATTTTAGGAGGGCTTTTGCTTTTGACTTTGGGCGTAGTGCTTTTGGTAAAACTAGTTCCTGCTGTGAGCCTTAAGTTAATCACTTAA
- a CDS encoding septation protein IspZ, with amino-acid sequence MNLLFGLLPLVAFVIIDNFLGLKSGLIAAIILAFLEAGYSIFVFGSLDALSIASLVLVLAFGFWSLKSQKPIYIKLQPVIFGLIFSVVILVLQYLNKPLLPLFLDKYGEQFPKEIMYAFAHQNMRGLLSQLSLNLGIGILIHAVLVAYAAFRLNNWWWLLIRGIGFYLMMALCILSARL; translated from the coding sequence ATGAACCTATTATTTGGACTTTTGCCGCTTGTGGCATTCGTGATTATCGACAACTTTTTGGGACTAAAATCAGGTCTCATTGCGGCTATAATATTAGCCTTTCTTGAGGCAGGCTACAGTATCTTTGTGTTTGGCAGTCTTGATGCTCTCAGCATCGCCTCCCTTGTCTTGGTGCTTGCTTTTGGATTTTGGTCTCTCAAATCCCAAAAGCCTATTTATATAAAACTTCAGCCAGTAATTTTTGGTCTCATATTCTCTGTCGTGATATTGGTTCTGCAGTACTTAAATAAACCTCTCTTGCCATTATTTCTGGATAAATACGGTGAACAATTTCCTAAAGAAATTATGTATGCTTTTGCTCACCAAAATATGCGCGGCTTGTTATCTCAGCTTTCACTTAATCTTGGCATCGGAATATTGATTCATGCGGTTTTGGTAGCATACGCAGCTTTCCGATTAAATAATTGGTGGTGGCTTTTGATTCGCGGTATTGGCTTCTATCTTATGATGGCACTATGCATTCTTAGTGCGCGGCTTTAA
- a CDS encoding bifunctional metallophosphatase/5'-nucleotidase: MRKVFFIFYFFIFGTAFAHAQNESDFVRIQLIGINDFHGNLEPPTGSLGTINGISAGGIEYLATHIKNLKENQRHSLILSAGDLFGASPLLSALFDDKPTIEAMNLLGLDINAIGNHEFDKGWEKMQKLILGECSGKMCGEKDKFGGAQFEMLASNVIIDKTGKTLFPSYSVRQFGAVKIAIVGVVLKDAPNVIAKDSIEGLTFKDEAQTVNALIPELKSQGVSTIILLIHEGGFNAGDYNGCKGISGPIVNIVQKLDDEVGVVLSGHTHQAYNCNINDKIVTSAASYGRLVTEIFIDVDVESGQLIRSAADNIVVTRTVKKDIEQSALIKKYQSMAAPITQKIVGTIQESFTKQVNRAGESTLGKMIADAQLETTNKLSKQESSVAFVNPGGIRTDIVYASSSNNEGDGKVNFGEVYAVQPFGNSIISMMLSGQQIVDILEQQFVGCGASKKRVLQVSKGFSYQYDERGPACHKVIPSSIFINQKALVLEENYRVCANSFLADGGDGFSGFNKGWDKTIGVLDIDALANYLESHPNLSTQQQGSRVSVVEH; encoded by the coding sequence ATGCGAAAAGTTTTTTTTATCTTTTATTTTTTTATTTTTGGTACAGCTTTTGCTCATGCCCAAAATGAATCTGATTTTGTACGTATTCAGTTAATAGGCATAAATGATTTTCACGGAAACCTTGAACCTCCCACCGGAAGTTTGGGTACTATTAACGGAATATCTGCAGGAGGTATCGAATACCTTGCAACTCATATTAAAAATCTCAAAGAGAATCAAAGGCATTCTTTAATCCTTTCAGCCGGAGACCTGTTCGGTGCCAGTCCACTTCTTTCAGCATTATTCGATGATAAACCAACAATAGAAGCGATGAATCTGCTTGGTCTTGATATCAATGCAATCGGAAATCACGAATTTGATAAGGGTTGGGAGAAGATGCAAAAATTAATTTTGGGTGAATGTAGTGGAAAAATGTGTGGGGAAAAAGACAAATTTGGCGGCGCTCAATTTGAAATGCTGGCATCAAATGTGATTATCGATAAAACAGGTAAAACACTGTTTCCCTCATACAGCGTTCGTCAATTTGGAGCTGTCAAAATTGCCATTGTCGGAGTTGTTTTAAAAGATGCTCCTAACGTTATAGCAAAGGATTCAATCGAGGGACTTACATTTAAAGATGAAGCGCAAACAGTTAATGCTTTAATTCCTGAGCTCAAGTCTCAAGGAGTAAGCACAATAATTCTTTTGATTCACGAAGGTGGATTTAATGCTGGAGATTATAATGGATGTAAAGGAATTTCTGGTCCAATCGTGAATATCGTTCAAAAGCTAGATGACGAAGTAGGAGTTGTTCTTAGTGGCCACACACATCAAGCCTATAATTGTAATATCAATGATAAAATTGTCACCAGCGCGGCATCTTACGGACGCCTTGTCACTGAAATTTTTATTGATGTCGATGTTGAAAGTGGACAATTAATACGCTCTGCAGCAGACAATATAGTTGTAACACGTACCGTCAAAAAAGATATTGAACAGTCAGCGCTGATTAAAAAATATCAATCGATGGCTGCTCCTATTACTCAAAAAATCGTCGGCACAATTCAAGAAAGCTTCACCAAACAAGTAAACAGAGCAGGTGAATCGACACTAGGAAAAATGATTGCCGATGCGCAACTCGAAACTACCAATAAATTATCAAAGCAAGAATCAAGCGTTGCCTTCGTAAATCCAGGAGGAATTCGTACCGATATCGTCTATGCTAGCAGCAGTAATAATGAAGGTGACGGAAAAGTAAACTTTGGTGAAGTCTATGCTGTTCAGCCTTTCGGAAATTCAATTATTAGCATGATGCTTAGTGGGCAGCAAATAGTCGATATTTTAGAACAACAATTTGTTGGCTGTGGCGCAAGCAAAAAACGTGTTCTACAAGTTTCAAAAGGATTTAGCTATCAATACGATGAACGAGGCCCTGCATGTCATAAGGTTATTCCTTCAAGTATTTTCATCAACCAAAAAGCGCTTGTTCTCGAAGAAAATTATAGAGTTTGTGCCAACAGTTTTCTTGCTGATGGTGGTGATGGATTCAGCGGATTCAATAAGGGATGGGATAAAACTATCGGTGTACTCGATATCGATGCATTAGCTAACTACCTTGAGTCTCATCCAAATTTATCGACGCAACAACAAGGATCAAGAGTTAGCGTTGTTGAACATTAA
- a CDS encoding 3-hydroxyacyl-CoA dehydrogenase family protein, translated as MNHFTRAGVVGAGTMGRGIAYVLAQAGIDVCLIDNDPFALENGLNAIDRLLETSIEKQKINNFEAEAISDCISQSRDLEALAGCDLMIEAVSEDIKIKRHIFSIADRLISEEGLLASNTSSLSISDIASATLNKERVLGLHFFNPAHIMKLLEIVVHADNSLDAVELAKELALSLRKECIVVNDSPGFATSRLGISFCLEAIRMLEQGVAGVEELDRAMKLGYGHPMGPLMLSDWVGLDVRLAISEHLYRSLDSHVFEPPNLLRRMVRVGFLGKKSGTGFYEWDGSRHLGVSQSLIDLFQGIQ; from the coding sequence ATGAATCATTTTACTAGAGCAGGCGTAGTTGGGGCTGGTACAATGGGGCGTGGCATCGCCTATGTGTTGGCTCAAGCTGGAATAGACGTATGTTTGATCGATAATGATCCTTTTGCCCTTGAAAATGGCTTAAACGCTATTGATCGCCTTTTGGAAACAAGCATTGAAAAACAAAAAATAAATAATTTCGAGGCTGAAGCTATAAGTGATTGCATTTCCCAATCTAGAGATCTTGAAGCGCTTGCAGGTTGTGACCTGATGATCGAGGCTGTGAGCGAAGATATCAAGATTAAGCGCCACATATTTTCTATTGCAGATAGACTTATCAGCGAAGAAGGATTGCTTGCGTCTAATACTTCAAGTCTATCCATTAGCGATATTGCAAGTGCAACATTGAATAAAGAACGAGTTTTGGGGCTGCATTTTTTTAATCCTGCTCACATCATGAAATTATTAGAAATTGTTGTGCACGCTGATAATAGTCTTGATGCTGTTGAGCTTGCTAAAGAACTCGCTCTTTCCTTGCGCAAAGAATGTATCGTAGTTAATGACAGTCCGGGTTTTGCAACATCGCGTTTGGGAATTAGTTTCTGTCTCGAAGCTATACGCATGCTTGAACAAGGAGTCGCCGGAGTAGAAGAACTAGACCGGGCTATGAAGCTCGGTTATGGTCACCCTATGGGGCCTTTGATGCTTTCTGATTGGGTCGGGCTCGATGTGAGATTAGCGATAAGCGAGCATCTCTATCGTTCCCTCGATTCTCACGTGTTTGAACCACCAAATCTGTTGAGGCGAATGGTTCGAGTTGGATTTTTAGGTAAAAAATCTGGCACGGGATTTTATGAATGGGACGGCAGTCGCCACTTAGGTGTATCGCAATCGCTCATTGATCTCTTTCAAGGGATTCAATAA